Proteins encoded by one window of Mercenaria mercenaria strain notata chromosome 4, MADL_Memer_1, whole genome shotgun sequence:
- the LOC123527530 gene encoding serine-protein kinase ATM-like, with protein MIHDTAVSHPHHTLFCVLALANANRDTELLQQAKSNRRSKMSKSQPDNPAEEGRVLAAKDMIEKLRDDRNVGNIVKDLQTLCDAYIQLANWNVQEYKTQTKPIQLPAQLWLTKVKSLKNVPVPTKEIKVSPSCDYKDIPYIEKFEPTFKLAGGINLPKIISCVGSDGTKSRQLVKGKDDLRQDAVMQQVFDMVNNLLQKDSETRKRQLQIRKYKVIPLSQRSGLLEWCEGTLPVGDYLVGSKGAHARYRPQDLFFIDCRKNLTAATTTEAKYKVYQDICDKFRPVFRHFFFEKFTSPPVWFERRLAYTRSVATNSIVGYILGLGDRHIQNILIDCNTAELVHIDLGIAFEQGKILPTPETVPFRLTRDIEDAMGASGVEGVFRRCCEKTMEVMRSNQEALLTILEVLLYDPLHVWTISPARAYALQQQRGREEAQDTVDVGNTTTDIMDLADSNNARNSETQENVNKVAERVLLRLRQKLQGVEDGVQLSLSGQVNYLIQEARNPKNLARIFPGWQPYV; from the exons ATGATACATGATACAGCAGTCTCACACCCACACCATACACTGTTCTGTGTTCTGGCATTGGCTAATGCTAATCGTGATACTGAGCTGTTACAGCAGGCCAAGTCAAACAGAAGGAGTAAGATGTCAAAATCTCAACCAGACAACCCAGCTGAGGAG GGTAGAGTTTTAGCTGCCAAGGACATGATAGAGAAGCTAAGGGATGACAGAAATGTCGGGAACATTGTAAAAGACTTACAAACACTGTGTGATGCTTATATACAGCTTGCTAACTGGAATGTGCAGGAATACAAAACACAAACTA AGCCTATTCAGCTGCCAGCTCAGTTATGGCTGACTAAAGTGAAGAGTTTGAAGAATGTTCCGGTACCAACCAAAGAAATAAAG GTTAGTCCAAGTTGTGATTACAAGGATATCCCTTATATAGAGAAGTTTGAGCCCACGTTCAAGTTGGCAGGTGGCATCAACTTACCAAAGATTATTTCTTGTGTTGGATCAGATGGTACCAAGAGCAGACAACTagtcaag GGTAAAGATGACCTTCGTCAAGATGCAGTGATGCAGCAGGTGTTTGACATGGTCAACAATTTACTACAGAAAGATTCAGAGACCCGCAAACGACAATTACAGATTAGGAAATACAAG GTTATTCCCCTGTCTCAGCGTAGCGGGTTGTTAGAATGGTGTGAGGGTACGTTACCAGTTGGCGATTATCTTGTTGGTAGTAAAGGAGCACATGCACGCTACAGACCTCAGGACTTGTTCTTTATTGACTGCAGAAAGAATTTGACT GCTGCAACTACAACAGAGGCTAAATACAAAGTATATCAGGATATCTGTGACAAATTCCGGCCAGTGTTTAGACATTTCTTCTTTGAGAAGTTCACTTCTCCACCTGTCTGGTTTGAGAGAAGATTGGCATACACAAGAAGTGTTGCTACCAACTCCATAG TTGGCTATATACTCGGACTTGGAGACCGTCACATCCAGAACATTCTGATTGACTGCAACACAGCAGAACTTGTACATATTGATCTTGGTATAGCGTTTGAGCAGGGGAAGATTCTGCCCACCCCGGAGACTGTGCCATTCAGACTGACCAGAGATATTGAAGATGCTATGGGAGCATCAGGTGTTGAAGGGGTATTTAGAAG GTGCTGTGAGAAGACGATGGAAGTGATGAGAAGTAATCAGGAAGCCTTATTAACCATCCTAGAAGTTCTCCTGTATGATCCCCTACACGTGTGGACGATCTCTCCCGCCAGGGCGTACGCCCTCCAACAGCAGAGGGGTAGGGAAGAAGCTCAAGACACGGTAGATGTTGGTAATACCACCACCGATATCATGGATCTTGCAGATTCAAATAATGCCAGAAATA GTGAAACTCAAGAGAATGTGAATAAAGTAGCAGAGCGTGTGTTGCTAAGGTTACGGCAGAAACTTCAAGGTGTTGAGGATGGCGTGCAACTTAGCCTCTCTGGTCAAGTTAACTATCTGATACAGGAGGCTCGAAACCCAAAAAATCTGGCAAGGATCTTTCCTGGATGGCAGCCATACGTTTGA